In Candidatus Effluviviaceae Genus I sp., a single window of DNA contains:
- a CDS encoding hydrogenase maturation protease — translation MKTLILGLGGPSPARGRVGVEVARGLHEAVCDPDVHIIEAEAGSLDLLELFAGYDKAVVVDCIHVSEGEIGELTRLGLSDLELVARPGARSRVEYRATVNPDRSRGLCMPREISIYAIEVGDSVDRSGSLAEIMREAVPRLVAQIADEEFGEQVAGAE, via the coding sequence GCTCGGCGGCCCGTCGCCCGCGCGCGGACGCGTGGGCGTCGAGGTCGCGAGGGGGCTCCACGAGGCCGTTTGCGACCCCGACGTGCACATCATCGAGGCCGAGGCCGGCAGCCTCGATCTCCTCGAGCTCTTCGCCGGCTACGACAAGGCCGTCGTCGTGGACTGCATCCACGTGAGCGAGGGCGAGATCGGCGAGCTCACGCGGCTCGGCCTTTCGGATCTTGAGCTCGTGGCCCGCCCCGGCGCGAGGAGCAGGGTGGAGTACCGCGCCACCGTGAACCCCGACCGATCGAGGGGGCTTTGCATGCCCCGCGAGATCTCGATCTACGCCATTGAAGTGGGGGACAGCGTGGACCGGAGCGGGAGCCTCGCGGAGATCATGCGCGAGGCGGTCCCGCGGCTGGTCGCGCAGATCGCGGACGAGGAGTTCGGGGAGCAGGTCGCAGGTGCCGAGTAG